From a single Sphingosinicellaceae bacterium genomic region:
- a CDS encoding capsule assembly Wzi family protein — translation MRLRNWVLAAALLASSAPALAGPFADVGDKQLRQDVDLLKAAGLIRGPVDSWPLPWEQIEPALDNARDGRALDPYLDAAVSRLEKLDDFARKRVTIEANVRATSGVATARDFGSEARGKADVSGAVSFNTDVVSVTLGAGYRSGNQVGPHYNFEPSEVSVRLGNWAVYGGYTEQWYGPGHDGALLFSNSARPFPKVGIKRLMPYPIDFPVLRWLGPMRFEIFAGVLNGPRADYRNIITVGSRLSFEPARGLEIGLNRAQQLCGQGHACGFKQISNSFIGIGNADNPTSGTLKDYLAQAGNQLAGYDASYVRRFGKVSAKLYFEVEAEDFQHIILEQYARQVGGTFSGPWGSKGVSWQFNIEYADTLASQLFHGTPLENALKSRRRYPFSLYNNSLYTDGFTYRAQPIGYWTDGDSRNLVAAFSLTDTKNRRWYASARKVDLNLFSLGDPPLPIFIQGVQFGSFSYRVSRDHEKFALLTTGAEVPTAYGDVGLEVRYQTDSPNTPGRRDANAQIEASYRMRF, via the coding sequence ATGCGACTGCGAAATTGGGTCTTGGCGGCGGCGCTGCTGGCGTCGTCGGCACCCGCACTGGCGGGACCATTCGCCGACGTCGGCGACAAGCAGCTGCGCCAGGACGTTGACCTGCTCAAGGCCGCCGGCCTTATCCGCGGACCGGTCGATTCGTGGCCGCTGCCGTGGGAGCAGATCGAGCCGGCGCTCGACAATGCCCGCGACGGGCGCGCCCTCGACCCCTATCTCGACGCGGCGGTGTCGCGGCTCGAGAAGCTCGACGATTTCGCCCGCAAGCGGGTGACGATCGAAGCCAATGTCCGCGCCACCAGCGGCGTCGCGACAGCACGCGACTTCGGCAGCGAGGCACGCGGCAAGGCCGACGTCTCGGGCGCCGTGTCGTTCAACACCGACGTCGTCAGTGTCACTTTGGGTGCCGGCTACCGCAGTGGTAACCAGGTCGGCCCGCACTATAACTTCGAGCCGAGCGAGGTCTCCGTGCGCCTCGGTAACTGGGCGGTCTACGGCGGCTATACCGAGCAATGGTACGGCCCCGGCCACGACGGCGCCCTGCTGTTCTCGAACTCGGCGCGACCCTTCCCCAAGGTCGGCATCAAGCGCCTGATGCCATACCCGATCGATTTCCCGGTGCTGCGCTGGCTCGGGCCAATGCGCTTTGAGATCTTCGCCGGCGTATTGAATGGCCCGCGCGCCGACTACCGCAACATCATCACGGTCGGCTCGCGCCTCAGCTTCGAGCCGGCGCGGGGTCTCGAGATCGGACTCAACCGCGCCCAGCAGCTTTGTGGTCAGGGCCACGCCTGCGGCTTCAAGCAGATCAGCAACTCATTCATTGGTATCGGCAATGCCGATAATCCCACCAGCGGCACCCTCAAGGACTATCTCGCCCAGGCCGGCAACCAGCTCGCTGGCTACGACGCAAGCTATGTCCGGCGCTTCGGCAAAGTCTCGGCCAAGCTGTATTTCGAGGTCGAAGCCGAGGACTTCCAGCATATCATCCTCGAGCAATACGCGCGGCAGGTCGGCGGTACCTTCTCCGGGCCATGGGGCAGCAAGGGTGTCAGCTGGCAGTTCAACATCGAATACGCAGACACGCTCGCGAGCCAGCTGTTCCACGGCACACCCCTGGAGAATGCCCTGAAGAGCCGCCGCCGTTACCCTTTCTCGCTGTACAACAACTCGCTCTATACCGACGGGTTCACCTATCGGGCCCAGCCGATCGGCTACTGGACCGACGGCGACAGCCGCAACCTAGTTGCGGCTTTCTCACTGACCGATACCAAGAATCGGCGCTGGTATGCGTCGGCGCGCAAGGTCGACCTCAACCTGTTCAGCCTCGGCGACCCGCCCCTGCCGATCTTCATTCAGGGCGTGCAGTTCGGGTCCTTTAGTTACCGAGTATCGCGCGATCATGAAAAGTTCGCGCTGCTAACGACCGGCGCAGAAGTTCCGACGGCCTATGGGGACGTTGGGCTAGAGGTCCGTTACCAGACCGATTCACCCAATACTCCCGGTCGGCGCGATGCGAATGCGCAGATCGAGGCGAGCTACCGGATGCGGTTCTGA
- a CDS encoding methyltransferase, giving the protein MTDRYDAHALLDLLGALDATDYRFVAPTPATHARIMARSAVGYDLRDLLGWSRTVPPGDLPAAVRDILQRTGAITETAQGWRSSIRVSRLRGRLFLHSAYPTSDGDAVFFGPDSYRFADFIVEELARDSLCRTVIDVGTGSGVGLTVAASLALPARLVMTDINGAALELARVNARYANLEVEALEGDALAGFKAPIDLALANPPFIIDEAKRAYRHGGDRLGSQLSLDMAAAIAARLAPGGRLLLYTGTAIVGGIDGFRADLAEAMAAAGCTLRYRELDPDIFGEELDRPVYARAGVERIAAVGAIATRPG; this is encoded by the coding sequence ATGACCGATCGTTACGACGCCCACGCCTTGCTCGACCTCCTCGGTGCGCTTGATGCTACCGACTACCGCTTCGTCGCACCGACCCCGGCCACTCATGCGCGGATCATGGCGCGCAGTGCCGTCGGCTACGACCTCCGTGACCTGCTCGGCTGGAGCCGCACGGTGCCGCCCGGGGACCTCCCTGCCGCGGTCCGCGACATCCTCCAGCGTACGGGCGCGATCACGGAAACCGCCCAGGGTTGGCGCAGCAGCATCCGGGTGTCGCGGCTACGCGGCCGGCTGTTTCTCCACTCCGCCTATCCGACCAGCGACGGCGACGCCGTCTTCTTTGGTCCCGACAGCTACCGGTTTGCCGATTTCATTGTCGAGGAACTGGCGCGCGACTCGTTGTGCCGCACCGTGATCGACGTCGGTACCGGCAGCGGTGTCGGTCTGACCGTCGCCGCAAGCCTAGCCTTGCCGGCGCGGCTGGTGATGACCGACATAAACGGCGCGGCGCTCGAGCTGGCGCGGGTCAATGCGCGCTACGCCAATCTCGAGGTCGAGGCGCTCGAGGGCGACGCGCTGGCAGGGTTCAAAGCGCCGATCGACCTCGCGCTGGCGAACCCGCCGTTCATCATCGACGAGGCCAAGCGCGCCTATCGCCACGGCGGCGACCGGCTCGGTTCGCAACTGTCGCTCGACATGGCGGCCGCGATCGCCGCACGGCTCGCTCCCGGCGGTCGCCTGCTGCTCTACACCGGGACCGCCATCGTCGGCGGCATCGACGGCTTCCGCGCCGACCTGGCCGAAGCGATGGCAGCGGCGGGGTGCACACTTCGCTACCGCGAGCTCGATCCTGACATCTTTGGCGAGGAGCTCGACCGGCCCGTCTATGCCCGTGCCGGGGTCGAGCGCATCGCCGCTGTCGGCGCGATAGCCACACGTCCCGGCTGA
- a CDS encoding coniferyl aldehyde dehydrogenase, whose protein sequence is MTMATAAKTVTAATPQAWDERDAAAMLALLHRQRAAFTAELPVTAAVRKDRLKRAIALVIAGKDRFAAALSEDFGHRSVPMSMMTDIVASVGPLKHALKHFEAWSKPEKRAVMFPLGLLGARARVEFQPKGVIGIISPWNFPVNLTFAPLAGVLAAGNRAMIKPSEFTPVTSALMKELIAAAFDEAEVAVVTGGPELGRAFSELPFDHLIFTGSTAIGRHVMAAAAKNLVPLTLELGGKSPTIVSRSANTARTTERIALGKMMNAGQICLAPDYLLVPREDEAKIVDGLKAAVATMYPTLLSNPDYTSVMGARHRERLEAHVADATAKGAKVTVVNPANEDFTKQNTNKMPLHILQGVTEDMTVMQEEIFGPLLPVMAYDKLEGAIDYVNAHDRPLGLYWFGEDAGEQRAVLDRTISGGVTVNDVVFHVSMEDLPFGGVGPSGMGSYHGLDGFRAFSHAKAIYTQPKIDVAGVAGFKPPYGAKTAKSIAGQLKG, encoded by the coding sequence ATGACGATGGCAACGGCAGCGAAGACGGTCACCGCGGCCACACCGCAGGCCTGGGACGAGCGCGATGCGGCGGCCATGCTGGCCCTCCTCCACCGCCAGCGTGCCGCCTTCACCGCCGAGCTGCCGGTCACCGCCGCGGTACGCAAGGACCGGCTGAAGCGCGCCATTGCCCTCGTCATCGCCGGCAAGGACCGGTTCGCAGCGGCGCTGTCGGAGGACTTCGGCCACCGCTCGGTGCCGATGTCGATGATGACCGATATCGTCGCCTCGGTCGGGCCGCTGAAGCACGCGCTGAAGCACTTCGAGGCGTGGTCGAAACCAGAGAAGCGCGCCGTGATGTTCCCTCTCGGGCTGCTCGGGGCGCGGGCGCGGGTCGAGTTCCAGCCGAAGGGCGTCATCGGGATCATCAGCCCGTGGAATTTCCCGGTCAACCTGACCTTCGCGCCACTGGCGGGCGTGCTCGCGGCAGGCAACCGGGCGATGATCAAGCCGTCGGAGTTCACGCCGGTGACCTCGGCGCTGATGAAGGAGCTGATCGCTGCCGCCTTCGACGAGGCCGAGGTCGCGGTCGTTACCGGCGGCCCTGAGCTCGGCCGCGCGTTCAGCGAATTGCCCTTCGACCACCTGATCTTTACCGGCAGCACCGCGATCGGCCGGCACGTCATGGCGGCGGCGGCAAAGAACCTGGTGCCGCTGACCCTCGAACTCGGCGGCAAGTCGCCGACGATCGTGTCGCGCAGCGCCAACACGGCGCGGACGACCGAGCGGATCGCGCTCGGCAAGATGATGAATGCCGGGCAGATCTGCCTCGCGCCCGACTATCTGCTGGTGCCGCGCGAGGACGAGGCGAAGATCGTCGACGGCCTGAAGGCGGCGGTCGCGACGATGTACCCGACGCTGCTGTCGAACCCCGACTACACCAGCGTCATGGGCGCCCGGCACCGCGAGCGGCTCGAGGCGCACGTCGCCGACGCCACCGCCAAAGGGGCGAAGGTAACCGTCGTCAACCCGGCGAACGAGGACTTCACCAAGCAGAACACCAACAAGATGCCGCTCCACATCCTGCAGGGCGTCACCGAGGACATGACGGTGATGCAGGAGGAGATCTTCGGGCCGCTGCTGCCGGTGATGGCCTACGATAAGCTCGAGGGCGCGATCGACTACGTCAACGCCCACGACCGGCCGCTCGGCCTGTACTGGTTCGGCGAGGATGCGGGCGAGCAGCGCGCCGTGCTCGACCGGACGATCTCGGGCGGCGTCACCGTCAACGACGTCGTCTTCCACGTCTCGATGGAAGACCTGCCGTTCGGCGGCGTCGGCCCATCCGGGATGGGCAGCTACCACGGCCTCGACGGCTTCCGCGCCTTCAGCCACGCCAAGGCGATCTACACCCAGCCGAAGATCGACGTGGCTGGCGTCGCCGGCTTCAAGCCGCCGTATGGGGCGAAGACGGCAAAGTCGATCGCGGGACAGTTGAAGGGCTAG
- a CDS encoding VOC family protein, which yields MRHAIIPTLQYADAHAAIDFLVTAFGFTRHAVYDDGAGGVAHAQLLLDDNMVMVSTLRPGNIYGIDTPAKLGGVTGSISVSLDDPDAHYARAVAAGADIIVGVKDQDYGGRSYDVRDPGGHVWTFGSYDPWAV from the coding sequence ATGCGCCACGCGATCATCCCGACCCTGCAATACGCGGACGCCCACGCGGCGATCGACTTTCTGGTGACGGCGTTCGGCTTCACCCGCCACGCGGTCTACGACGACGGTGCCGGCGGCGTCGCACACGCGCAGCTGCTGCTCGACGACAACATGGTGATGGTCTCGACGCTGCGTCCCGGCAACATCTACGGCATCGATACACCCGCGAAGCTCGGCGGCGTCACCGGCTCGATCTCGGTCAGCCTCGACGATCCCGACGCCCACTACGCCCGGGCAGTGGCTGCCGGAGCCGATATTATTGTGGGCGTCAAGGACCAGGATTACGGCGGTCGCAGCTACGACGTCCGCGATCCCGGCGGTCACGTGTGGACCTTCGGGAGCTACGATCCGTGGGCGGTCTAA
- a CDS encoding helix-turn-helix domain-containing protein, producing the protein MAGVDPIVTLEHRHGDDWWRFSRRAAPAAFCPHVVSNVDYAETTRSFNVRRELPHPAPVLIVNLGEPIGIVDGFGIRHVFGAGEGFIAGLHERFALSESGGSQAGVQVALSPLGAIRLLGVPLGRLAGEVAGLAAVLGSVVARELGARLVEAADTEARFALLERFVGDRLGRARDADSAVEWAWTQLTADPLQSVGALALATGISQRHFIARFREQVGLPPKAFAQVVRFDRLIKRVEGGALDWTTRALDAGYFDQPHMLRDFRRYAGMTPRAWLAATLPGGGGLAER; encoded by the coding sequence ATGGCCGGTGTCGACCCCATCGTCACGCTCGAGCACCGCCACGGCGACGACTGGTGGCGCTTCAGCCGGCGGGCCGCACCCGCAGCCTTCTGCCCGCATGTCGTGAGCAATGTCGACTATGCCGAGACGACGCGCTCGTTCAACGTGCGGCGCGAGCTGCCGCATCCGGCCCCGGTTCTCATCGTCAACCTCGGAGAGCCGATAGGCATCGTCGACGGCTTCGGCATCCGCCATGTCTTCGGCGCCGGCGAGGGCTTCATCGCGGGTCTCCACGAGCGCTTCGCCCTGTCGGAAAGCGGCGGCAGCCAGGCTGGCGTACAGGTCGCGCTGTCACCGCTCGGCGCGATTCGACTGCTCGGCGTGCCGCTCGGCAGGCTGGCCGGTGAGGTTGCCGGGCTGGCGGCGGTGCTCGGCAGCGTGGTCGCGCGCGAGCTCGGCGCGCGTCTCGTCGAGGCCGCCGACACGGAGGCGCGCTTTGCCTTGCTCGAACGGTTCGTCGGCGATCGCCTCGGTCGCGCCCGCGACGCCGACAGCGCCGTCGAGTGGGCGTGGACACAATTGACCGCCGACCCGCTCCAGTCGGTCGGCGCACTGGCGCTGGCGACCGGCATCAGCCAGCGTCACTTCATCGCGCGTTTTCGCGAGCAGGTCGGCCTGCCCCCCAAGGCGTTCGCGCAGGTCGTGCGCTTCGACAGGCTGATCAAGCGGGTCGAGGGCGGGGCGCTCGACTGGACGACGCGGGCGCTCGACGCGGGCTATTTCGACCAGCCCCACATGCTCCGCGATTTCCGACGCTATGCCGGGATGACGCCGCGGGCGTGGCTGGCGGCAACGCTGCCGGGCGGCGGCGGCCTGGCCGAGCGCTGA
- the infC gene encoding translation initiation factor IF-3, translating to MNAPAPMNGPRYDEFITAPKVRVIDQDGENLGVLYTKEAIATAHEVGLNLVEVSPGADPPVCKILDVGKFKYEAQKKAAAARKNQKTQEIKEIKMRPNIDDHDYDTKMKAVARFIEEGDKVKLTLRFRGRELSHGELGLRLLERVRDDAADYAKVEQLPKMEGRQMLMVIAPR from the coding sequence ATGAACGCGCCCGCGCCGATGAACGGCCCGCGCTACGACGAATTCATCACCGCACCCAAGGTGCGCGTGATCGATCAGGACGGCGAAAATCTCGGCGTCCTCTACACCAAGGAAGCGATCGCCACTGCCCACGAGGTTGGCCTCAACCTCGTCGAAGTGTCGCCGGGCGCCGATCCGCCAGTGTGCAAGATCCTCGATGTCGGCAAGTTCAAGTACGAGGCCCAGAAAAAGGCCGCTGCCGCCCGCAAGAACCAGAAGACGCAGGAGATCAAGGAAATCAAGATGCGTCCGAACATCGACGACCACGATTACGACACCAAGATGAAGGCCGTCGCGCGCTTCATCGAGGAGGGCGACAAGGTCAAGCTGACGCTGCGCTTCCGGGGCCGCGAACTGAGCCACGGCGAGCTCGGGTTGCGCCTGCTCGAGCGGGTTCGCGACGACGCAGCGGACTATGCCAAGGTCGAGCAATTGCCCAAGATGGAAGGCCGTCAGATGCTGATGGTCATCGCGCCGCGCTGA
- a CDS encoding SWIB/MDM2 domain-containing protein — translation MDALQKPLTPSPELAEIVGAGQLPRGQVVSKVWDYIRKHNLQNPADKREILADAKLKKVFGRDKCTMFEMNKYLAQHLK, via the coding sequence ATGGATGCCCTGCAGAAGCCACTGACGCCGTCGCCTGAACTCGCCGAGATCGTCGGTGCCGGTCAGTTGCCGCGCGGCCAGGTCGTCAGCAAGGTCTGGGACTATATCCGGAAGCACAACCTCCAGAACCCGGCCGACAAGCGCGAAATCCTTGCCGACGCCAAGCTGAAGAAGGTTTTCGGGCGCGACAAGTGCACGATGTTCGAAATGAACAAGTACCTGGCGCAGCACCTGAAGTAG
- a CDS encoding iron-sulfur cluster assembly accessory protein — MDAAVITAPRVRRERPAPILVTPNAVERIAALMAKAPEGTAGVRLTTPKRGCSGLAYDLSYVAEPKPGDEAVPTPAGTLYVDGGSLMYLIGSTMDWREDDFTAAFVFTNPNAKGSCGCGESFTV; from the coding sequence ATGGACGCCGCCGTCATCACTGCGCCGCGTGTCCGTCGCGAGCGGCCCGCGCCGATCCTGGTCACGCCGAATGCCGTCGAGCGCATCGCGGCGCTCATGGCGAAGGCTCCCGAAGGCACGGCCGGCGTTCGCCTGACAACGCCGAAGCGCGGTTGCTCGGGCCTTGCCTACGACCTGTCCTACGTCGCCGAGCCCAAGCCCGGTGACGAGGCGGTGCCGACGCCCGCCGGCACGCTATACGTCGACGGTGGCTCGCTGATGTACCTGATCGGCAGCACGATGGACTGGCGCGAGGACGACTTCACCGCGGCATTCGTGTTCACCAACCCCAACGCCAAGGGGAGCTGCGGGTGCGGGGAAAGCTTTACCGTCTAG
- a CDS encoding SUF system Fe-S cluster assembly protein gives MNERTFSIEEVEAAPEVAKAPAVGSSSMDAPVGGAREPDFLEGFLRTKPAEASSDGPGSELYENVIEALRSIYDPEIPVNIYDLGLIYGVDLDEGHAVVSMTLTTPNCPVAETMPGEVEMRVMSVPGIATAEVNLVWDPAWDPGKMSDEAKLEMGML, from the coding sequence ATGAACGAGCGGACGTTCAGCATCGAGGAAGTCGAGGCTGCCCCTGAGGTCGCCAAGGCTCCGGCGGTCGGCAGTAGTTCTATGGATGCGCCCGTCGGCGGGGCACGCGAGCCCGACTTCCTCGAAGGCTTCCTGCGCACCAAGCCAGCCGAGGCCTCCTCCGACGGCCCCGGTAGCGAGCTGTACGAGAACGTCATCGAGGCGCTGCGGTCGATCTACGACCCGGAAATCCCGGTCAACATCTATGACCTCGGCCTGATCTACGGGGTCGATCTCGACGAGGGCCACGCGGTCGTCTCAATGACGCTGACCACGCCCAACTGCCCGGTCGCCGAGACCATGCCGGGCGAGGTCGAGATGCGCGTAATGAGCGTGCCCGGTATTGCGACCGCCGAAGTCAACCTCGTCTGGGATCCTGCCTGGGACCCGGGCAAGATGTCCGACGAGGCCAAGCTCGAAATGGGGATGCTCTGA
- a CDS encoding cysteine desulfurase codes for MDARFSPSPSGEGRGETAPFSPGPGGGSFATNPETPTRGPASPSLAPSPKGESRRADFPGLADGWAYLDSAATAQKPGVVIDAIARAYGPEYATVHRGVYARSATMTERFEAARQTVASFINARSASEVVFVRGATEAINLVANSWGNSLKAGDRIVISALEHHSNIVPWQLLRDRTGIEIDVAPLTADHRIDEDALIALLRISTKLVSIAHVSNVLGSVADIGRIAAAAHAVGAKLLVDGCQAAPRIAIDVQASGADFYVFSGHKLYGPTGIGVLWARGELLDAMPPWQGGGSMIETVTFERSTYAPAPQRFEAGTPHIVGAIGLAAAIDYVDAIGLDVIDAHERRLAMLARDGLRHFNSVRVFGPEESAGIVSFALDGVHPHDIGTILDESGVAIRAGHHCAQPLMGVLGVPATARASFAVYNGDDDVERLLDGMKRVTRIFG; via the coding sequence ATGGACGCCCGCTTTTCCCCCTCCCCTTCAGGGGAGGGGCGCGGAGAGACGGCGCCCTTTAGCCCCGGCCCCGGGGGTGGGTCCTTCGCCACAAACCCGGAGACCCCCACCCGCGGGCCGGCTTCGCCGTCTCTCGCACCCTCCCCTAAAGGGGAGAGTAGACGCGCCGATTTCCCTGGCCTCGCCGACGGTTGGGCCTACCTCGACTCCGCCGCAACCGCGCAGAAGCCGGGCGTGGTAATCGACGCGATCGCCCGCGCTTACGGCCCCGAATACGCGACCGTCCACCGCGGCGTGTACGCGCGCTCCGCCACCATGACCGAGCGTTTCGAGGCGGCTCGCCAGACCGTGGCCAGCTTCATCAACGCCCGCAGCGCATCGGAAGTGGTGTTCGTCCGCGGCGCGACCGAGGCGATCAACCTGGTCGCCAATTCCTGGGGCAACAGCCTGAAGGCCGGCGACCGCATCGTCATCTCGGCGCTCGAGCATCACAGTAATATTGTGCCGTGGCAGCTACTTAGGGACAGGACTGGCATCGAGATCGACGTCGCCCCGCTGACCGCCGACCACCGCATCGACGAAGACGCGCTGATCGCATTACTGCGTATAAGCACAAAGTTAGTATCAATTGCCCACGTCTCCAACGTCCTCGGCAGCGTCGCCGACATCGGGCGGATCGCCGCCGCCGCACACGCTGTCGGAGCCAAGCTGCTCGTCGACGGCTGCCAGGCCGCGCCGCGCATCGCCATCGACGTGCAGGCCTCGGGTGCCGACTTCTACGTCTTCTCGGGCCACAAGCTCTACGGTCCGACCGGCATCGGCGTGCTGTGGGCGCGGGGCGAGCTCCTTGACGCCATGCCGCCGTGGCAGGGCGGCGGCTCGATGATCGAGACGGTGACCTTCGAGCGCTCGACCTACGCGCCCGCACCGCAGCGTTTCGAGGCGGGCACTCCGCACATCGTCGGAGCGATCGGGCTGGCGGCGGCGATCGACTACGTCGACGCGATCGGGCTCGACGTCATCGACGCGCACGAACGCCGTCTGGCTATGCTGGCGCGCGACGGCCTGCGCCACTTCAACTCGGTCCGCGTGTTCGGACCGGAGGAGTCCGCCGGCATCGTCTCGTTCGCGCTCGACGGGGTGCATCCCCACGACATCGGCACTATCTTGGACGAGAGCGGCGTCGCCATCCGCGCCGGCCACCACTGCGCACAGCCCTTGATGGGCGTGCTCGGGGTACCGGCAACGGCGCGGGCGAGCTTCGCGGTCTACAACGGCGACGACGATGTCGAGCGGCTGCTCGACGGTATGAAGCGCGTAACGAGGATTTTCGGATGA
- a CDS encoding SufD family Fe-S cluster assembly protein produces the protein MSALPTRRDEAWRYSDLAALGEVWPEGVSASREIVVGAGETRVLTERLIGAGWRNDRVAMSVATGGRLDLSIVQARDIASVTTQLYTLDIAAGASAQLDILSHGSRFGRIAVEVTLGDGADFALNGVILARGAQTLEIVTTMRHVAPNATSAQTVRTVVDDRAVGSYLGKVAVARDAQKTDASQSVKALLLARTATANAKPELEIYADDVKCAHGATVGELNRDALFYLQSRGVDPAAAKALLTRAFIGDALDGVRDEAMREAMMDEAIGWLEQTS, from the coding sequence ATGAGCGCGCTCCCCACCCGCCGCGACGAGGCCTGGCGCTACAGCGATCTGGCCGCGCTCGGCGAGGTCTGGCCGGAAGGCGTTAGTGCCTCCCGCGAGATCGTCGTCGGCGCGGGCGAGACTCGCGTCCTGACCGAGCGGCTGATCGGCGCAGGCTGGCGCAACGACCGCGTCGCGATGTCGGTCGCGACCGGCGGACGGCTCGACCTGAGCATCGTCCAGGCCCGCGATATCGCGTCGGTGACGACCCAGCTGTACACCCTCGACATCGCCGCGGGCGCGTCGGCGCAGCTCGATATCCTCAGCCACGGCAGCCGCTTCGGGCGCATCGCGGTCGAGGTCACGCTCGGCGACGGCGCCGACTTCGCGCTCAACGGCGTCATCCTCGCAAGGGGCGCGCAGACGCTCGAGATCGTCACGACGATGCGCCACGTCGCCCCCAACGCCACCTCGGCGCAGACGGTCCGCACCGTCGTCGACGACCGCGCCGTCGGCAGCTACCTCGGCAAGGTCGCGGTCGCCCGCGATGCGCAGAAGACCGACGCCTCGCAGTCGGTGAAGGCGCTGCTGCTCGCCCGCACCGCGACCGCCAACGCCAAGCCCGAGCTCGAAATCTACGCCGACGACGTCAAATGCGCCCACGGCGCGACCGTCGGCGAGCTCAACCGCGACGCCCTGTTCTACCTGCAAAGCCGCGGCGTCGACCCGGCGGCAGCGAAGGCGCTGCTGACCCGCGCGTTCATTGGCGACGCGCTCGACGGCGTACGCGACGAGGCCATGCGCGAGGCGATGATGGACGAGGCGATCGGGTGGCTGGAGCAGACGTCGTGA
- the sufC gene encoding Fe-S cluster assembly ATPase SufC has translation MLEINDLHATVDGKSILNGLTLTVNAGEVHAIMGPNGAGKSTLSYVLAGRAGYEVTSGSVTFDGQDLLALEPHQRAAAGLFLGLQYPVEIPGVSNLAFLRTALNAQRKQRGEAEASGAEFMKLIKVEAEGFGLSMDMLKRPVNVGFSGGEKKRNEMVQMAVLAPKLAVLDETDSGLDIDALRVVSDGINRLRSPTRATLLITHYQRLLDYVVPDRVHVLVAGRIERSGGPELAHELEREGYVRQAA, from the coding sequence GTGCTCGAGATCAACGACCTCCACGCCACCGTCGACGGCAAGTCGATCCTCAACGGGCTGACGCTGACCGTCAACGCGGGCGAGGTTCATGCCATCATGGGGCCGAACGGCGCCGGCAAGTCGACGCTGAGCTACGTCCTCGCAGGCCGTGCCGGCTACGAGGTCACGTCGGGCAGCGTCACCTTCGACGGCCAGGACCTGCTCGCGCTCGAACCGCACCAGCGCGCCGCCGCCGGCCTGTTCCTCGGGCTGCAATATCCGGTCGAGATCCCCGGCGTGTCGAACCTCGCCTTCCTGCGCACCGCCCTCAACGCCCAGCGCAAGCAGCGCGGCGAGGCGGAGGCGTCGGGGGCCGAGTTCATGAAGCTGATCAAGGTCGAGGCCGAGGGCTTCGGCCTGTCGATGGACATGCTCAAGCGGCCGGTCAACGTCGGCTTCTCCGGCGGCGAGAAGAAGCGCAACGAGATGGTCCAGATGGCCGTGCTCGCGCCCAAGCTCGCCGTGCTCGACGAGACCGACTCCGGCCTCGACATCGACGCGCTGCGGGTGGTGTCGGACGGCATCAACCGGCTGCGCTCGCCGACCCGTGCAACGCTGCTGATTACCCACTACCAGCGCCTGCTCGACTATGTCGTCCCCGACCGCGTCCACGTGCTGGTCGCTGGTCGCATCGAGCGCAGCGGCGGCCCGGAGCTCGCTCATGAACTCGAGCGCGAGGGCTATGTGAGGCAGGCGGCATGA